The Alnus glutinosa chromosome 8, dhAlnGlut1.1, whole genome shotgun sequence DNA segment ATCTCTCCCAGTGGTTCCGGTAGAGGTGAAGCACCGTGTTCTCTCAGTGAAGGAGAAGAAGCTGTACCGTTCAGAGAAGCCTTCGGTAAAGGTCCCTTGTGACCGTTGTAATGCAGAGAACGTGGAGGAAGGGATGGGTGTCAGTCGGCTGCCTGAAAATTCTGCTGCTCGAGGCAAGAATTATATCTTCCTTGGTGATCACTCTACAGATTTTCAGCTGACAGATGTGGTTCACACGTTCCCCTCTCTTTTGTTGTGGAAAAGCCATCTGGAGAAGTTGAAGGCTGATGTGGACCAAGTTCTTAGCAGGGTTAGTGAGGGGCTTTCTTCGTTTGGGCCTGGCTTAAAGTCCAAACGAGTTGGGTGGAAGAAcaagaccaagaaaaagaagaggagacTGCGTTGGGTCTCGATAGTCCCAAAACCCATCGTCTTTGACCCAGTAGCTGATTCGTCTGTGTGTCCTGAGGTGGGTCCATCGCCGATGTTGGGTTACGGTGGGTCAGAGAAATTTCTGGCAGTCTCTGAGTGTTCCGGTGGGTCTTTTTGTATGTCACTTTCTTCTGGTCTCTCTGGTTCGGAGCTTCGGTCTCCCAAACCGGTGCGAGGTTCTCGGCTTGATTACGGGGCAGCGGTTTTGGAGGATAGAGTGGGTTTGTCTGAGTTGCTGGGCTTCTCTCCAGTGAGTCCAGAGATTTTCGGTGGGTCGACTTCTTCCACTGTTATCCCTGATTTGGCTAGCTTGGCCCCCCAACCGGAACCTAATTCTGGGATTTTGTTGTCCGTTCTTGGTCTGGAGAACAATCTTGTTTCGGGTGTTTCTCCAGTGCATGTAGAAGATGCATTGGGTGTCGAGGCTGGTTCGATCCCTCCGATTTCTTTGGCTGTTTCAGAGTTTTCTCCCGGAGGAGGGAGTTTTTTCTGGGGGCTTTCCTTGTAAGCAAGAGGGTTCAAAGGATATGTCCTCTTTTGGTGCTCATTCTGTTCTTAGGTCTGCGATTGTGGAGGGTGGTGTAGGTGATGAGGGGGAGGGTTTGGGCCCGTTATCAATTCTGCCTCTGGCTGTGGAGTTGGACAAGGATTCAAGCTTGAATGTGTCTCCTAGATGGGTGATGGAGAGGGTGAATGGTTACTACAAACTAGTAGGAGTGTCTTGTGACCAATTTGAAGATAaattgttggctttgtttgaaCTAATTGAAGCCAGGCGGGCCGATTCTTTGGCTATGGTTCCCACTGCGTTAGGAGTGAAAGGTCAGAGGGAGATTAAGCGGTTGGATTGTTCCATTAACTACGACAAGAAGGGGGAGCAATCTTATAGAAGGAGAGGTAAGGGTAGGGGCTTGTTTGGTGTTAATGAAGCTTAAAATTCTATCGTGGAATGTTAAGGGGATGAGTGAGCTAGACAAGAGATTGCGTATTAAAGGGCTCATTAGAGATTGGAAGGTAgatttggtgtgtttgatggagACTAAAATGGAAGTCATTTCTAGAGAGGTGGTTCAAAGTTTATGGGGGCTAGTGGGGCGTCAGGTGGGATTCtaattatgtgggataggagggttgtggagaaggtgGATGATTGCGTGGGACAATATACGTTAGTTGTTTCGTTGCGTAACATTGATGATAATTTTTTGTGGGCCTTTGGGAGtgtgtatgggcctaatgatgatggggagaggagGGTGTTGTGGAATGAGATggctggattgatgagttggtgggataggCCGTGGTGTTttgggggagatttcaatgtgGTGCGGTTTCCAAGTGAGCGTTCCGGTGCTGGTGGTTTTTCTACTGCTATGGAAGAGTTCTCAGAGTTCATTCATGGGCAAAGTTTGGTGGATATTCCTCTCCAGGGAGGGCAAttcacttggtccaataatcaggtatggtctaaaattgatagattCCTTTTATCTCCGGAATGGGAAGAACATTACCCTAATGTGTCACAAAGTCGTTTGCCTAGACTTTTATCggatcattttcctttgatgttcgATTGTGGAGCGCAAAGAGAAGGGAAAGgatacttcaaatttgaaaacatgtggctcaaatccAATGGCTTTGTAGATCTTGTGCAacgttggtgggagtcttatgtTTTTCAAGGTCTGCCAAGTTTTGTGATGGCTaacaagttgaaagctttaaaggtggatttgaagaaatggaatgcggAGGTTTTCGGGGatgtggggaagaagaagaaggaattattggaaGGTATTAACGAGCTGGAGTGTTTTGAAGAAGCTCGGGGGCTAGTGGAGGAGGAGCGGGTTCAGAAGTCAGACATGATCAGGGAGCTGGAAAAAACTCTCTTGTGtgaggaggttaattggaggcaaaaatctcgggCTCTGTGGCTTAAGGAAGGGGATAATaatactaaattctttcacAGGGTGGCTAATTCACATCGGAGGTTCAACCATGTGGGAGTCTTAAGGATCAATGTTGCTTTGTCTTCGGATCCGGTGGAAATTAAGGATCATATTGTGAATTATTATGACTCATAGTACACCGAGCAGAGTtcgtggcggcctagggtggatgggatttttttctcctccattgatgcggatgagtgTCTCTGGTTAGAATGAGGTTTTGAGAAACAtgaggtgtgggaggtggtgcgggagattaacggggataaggctccgggtccagatggtttttctatggcgTTCTTTCAGCAATGTTGGGGGgttctcaaaaaagatattatggcggtatgttcagaatttcataatagttgccagtttgagaggagcttgaatgcaacttttgtttccCTAGTTCCTAAGAAGGCAGATGCATTGGAGGTTAAggattttaggcctattagtttggtgggaggggtctataaaattatttccaaggtccttgctaacaggctcaaatcagtgttggggaaaattatttcgagctctcagaatgcttttattgGGGGAAggcaaatcttggattcagttcttatagccaatgaatgtttggatagccAATTGCGGTCAGGGGAGGCCGGGTTATTGTGcaaactggatttggagaaagcttatgatcGCGTGAATCAGGATTTCCTTCTTTACATGCCTTAgaggtgtgggtttggggagaggtggaggaaaaggattaaattttgcatattgttagtaaaattttccattttggttaatggtaCCTGTCACGCTCCCATTTAGGGAAATAAGGGGAACGCAAACTTGagcctaaaaatacatttacataAACACATCTTTTAAAGATAGATCTTaatcatctattttatttttatgaacaTAAGAGTAGCTCTTTACAAAGCTATAAACTTCAAAAGagaaacatactatacaatacaaAGGTTACATCAGTCCCCCAAACCACCAATTGCTCTTAGCCAGGTCTATGCCATTACCAGAAGGTGACTCTGATTATTACATCCTGAAAAAGGTTGAAGGGTAAGGGGTGAGTTTGAtaactcagtaagtaacacaacataGTACAAGGTAGTATAAAAAGTTTAGTTTAGAAACTTAGAATTTTTAGAGTTCACATATAGAAACATCAGcatcaataataaatatgcaTATGCAATCATCATTCATAGTGTGTAAGTTTTGTCTACCACTGGCCCACTTCCGCATTTTTACCAAGAGCGGTGCACGTTGGGCTCGTCCAAaggaccgatcccgaaggaTCCATGGCTCAtgctgtcgtcacaggggagagttaccgggttaggaagctccctaggtgagaaccccccggccgatagccccacacttttagtgtggttgccccgctacccatcatcatcatcatcataagatccggatcacagcattatggtaccgtgggacaaaactttgtgtgatgcacataaaacaaatattcaacataatttca contains these protein-coding regions:
- the LOC133876160 gene encoding uncharacterized protein LOC133876160 produces the protein MGASGASGGILIMWDRRVVEKVDDCVGQYTLVVSLRNIDDNFLWAFGSVYGPNDDGERRVLWNEMAGLMSWWDRPWCFGGDFNVVRFPSERSGAGGFSTAMEEFSEFIHGQSLVDIPLQGGQFTWSNNQVWSKIDRFLLSPEWEEHYPNVSQSRLPRLLSDHFPLMFDCGAQREGKGYFKFENMWLKSNGFVDLVQRWWESYVFQGLPSFVMANKLKALKVDLKKWNAEVFGDVGKKKKELLEGINELECFEEARGLVEEERVQKSDMIRELEKTLLCEEVNWRQKSRALWLKEGDNNTKFFHRVANSHRRFNHVGVLRINVALSSDPVEIKDHIVNYYDS